A stretch of the Tannerella serpentiformis genome encodes the following:
- the xseA gene encoding exodeoxyribonuclease VII large subunit, with amino-acid sequence MTDLFDTIDPASILSLTELNRNIKQALRDALPETYWVRAETSEVRVNSYSGHCYLEFIEKDERTGQVAARARGTIWAQQYAVIRPYFEEETGRPFTSGLKVLVRVAVDFHELYGLSLTVHDIDPSFTVGDLVRRRKEIIRQLQADGVFDLNRALSLPARPQRIAVISSATAAGYEDFTDQLLGNEYGFPFYVRLYPALMQGERTEASIIAALDRIYAVREAFDVVVIIRGGGSTADLSSFDSYALAANCAQFPLPIITGIGHERDDTVVDLVAHTRLKTPTAVAAFLIDCMATQLADINDLRDRLYRVATARIEREQQTFRSVVARFPLLVSGHVERRRAEWLRLSARLATVPQLIERRRTEWHRLSARLAAVPQRIARHRERIDALPERLRSAADSLLMRRRHDLELSEQHIRLASPDVLLKRGYTMTLRDGVIVKRAAMLSPGDTVTIRFADGEREGRIV; translated from the coding sequence ATGACTGATCTCTTTGATACCATTGATCCAGCGAGCATCCTCTCACTCACGGAGCTGAACCGCAACATCAAGCAGGCCCTGCGCGACGCCCTACCCGAGACGTATTGGGTGCGGGCCGAGACGAGCGAAGTGCGCGTAAATAGCTATTCGGGCCACTGCTATCTGGAGTTTATCGAAAAGGACGAACGCACCGGGCAGGTGGCCGCCCGAGCACGCGGCACGATCTGGGCCCAGCAGTACGCCGTCATCCGCCCCTATTTCGAGGAGGAGACGGGCCGCCCCTTCACGTCGGGGCTGAAGGTGCTCGTGCGCGTGGCCGTGGACTTCCACGAGCTGTACGGCCTCTCCCTGACCGTCCACGACATCGACCCCTCGTTCACGGTGGGCGACCTGGTGCGGCGGCGCAAAGAGATCATCCGGCAGCTGCAAGCCGACGGCGTCTTCGACCTCAACCGCGCCCTGTCACTCCCAGCACGGCCGCAACGCATCGCCGTCATCTCGTCCGCCACGGCCGCGGGCTACGAGGACTTCACCGACCAGCTGCTCGGCAACGAGTATGGCTTCCCGTTCTACGTCCGGCTCTACCCCGCCCTCATGCAGGGCGAGCGAACGGAGGCGAGCATCATCGCCGCGCTGGATCGCATCTATGCCGTCCGCGAGGCCTTCGACGTCGTCGTCATCATCCGCGGCGGTGGCTCCACGGCCGACCTCAGCAGCTTCGACTCCTACGCCTTGGCCGCCAACTGCGCACAGTTCCCCCTGCCCATCATCACCGGCATCGGCCACGAACGCGACGACACGGTGGTCGACCTCGTGGCCCATACGCGACTCAAGACACCGACGGCCGTGGCCGCGTTTCTCATCGACTGCATGGCGACTCAGCTGGCTGATATTAACGATCTGCGCGACCGCCTCTATCGGGTGGCCACGGCTCGCATCGAGCGGGAACAGCAGACGTTCCGCAGCGTCGTCGCACGCTTTCCACTCTTGGTCTCGGGACACGTGGAGCGACGGCGCGCGGAGTGGCTCCGACTCTCGGCACGCCTCGCGACCGTCCCCCAGCTCATCGAGCGACGGCGCACGGAGTGGCATCGGCTCTCGGCGCGCCTTGCCGCCGTCCCGCAACGCATAGCACGTCATCGCGAACGCATCGACGCCCTGCCGGAGCGCCTCCGCAGCGCTGCGGACAGTCTGCTAATGCGTCGCCGGCACGACCTCGAGCTGAGCGAGCAGCACATCCGACTGGCCTCGCCCGACGTGCTCCTCAAGCGCGGCTATACGATGACCCTACGCGACGGCGTCATCGTCAAACGCGCCGCTATGCTCTCCCCCGGCGACACCGTCACCATCCGCTTTGCCGACGGCGAGCGGGAAGGGCGGATTGTCTAA
- the xseB gene encoding exodeoxyribonuclease VII small subunit produces the protein MSEEKATYNSAVARLRQIIEEIERGELDVDVLSAKVREAGRLIQLCKDKLLKADEEVKKILDELDQ, from the coding sequence ATGTCAGAAGAAAAAGCAACCTACAACAGCGCCGTGGCCCGTCTGCGGCAGATCATTGAAGAGATCGAGCGCGGAGAGCTGGACGTCGACGTCCTCTCCGCCAAAGTCCGGGAGGCCGGGCGGCTCATCCAACTATGCAAAGACAAGCTCCTCAAGGCTGACGAGGAGGTAAAGAAGATCCTCGATGAGCTTGACCAGTAA
- a CDS encoding 2-C-methyl-D-erythritol 4-phosphate cytidylyltransferase: protein MSLTSKHTILIVAGGRGTRMGGPQPKQFLELAGRPVLMHTLEAFDRWDASAHLIVVLPEDQIDTWKRLCEADAFGRIHHVVAGGETRFHSVRNGLDAVASDGLIAVHDGVRPLVAPSVIAACFAAAADGGAAVPVVPVVESVREVDADGGSRPLDRARLRVVQTPQVFRADVLRAAYRLPYDPRFTDDASVVEASGMAVRLVPGNRENIKLTTPMDLLLAEQLMRRE from the coding sequence ATGAGCTTGACCAGTAAGCACACCATCCTCATCGTGGCCGGTGGACGCGGCACACGTATGGGCGGCCCGCAGCCGAAGCAGTTCCTCGAGCTGGCCGGCCGGCCCGTGCTGATGCACACCCTCGAGGCGTTCGACCGCTGGGACGCGTCGGCGCACCTCATCGTGGTGCTGCCCGAAGACCAAATCGATACGTGGAAGCGGCTATGTGAGGCGGATGCCTTCGGCCGGATTCACCACGTGGTGGCCGGTGGTGAGACACGTTTCCATTCCGTGCGGAACGGACTCGACGCCGTTGCGTCGGACGGACTGATCGCGGTGCACGACGGCGTCCGTCCGCTCGTGGCGCCGTCGGTCATCGCTGCTTGCTTTGCTGCGGCGGCTGACGGTGGCGCGGCCGTGCCCGTGGTGCCCGTGGTCGAATCGGTGCGCGAGGTGGACGCCGACGGCGGCAGTCGGCCCCTCGACCGCGCACGGTTGCGCGTGGTACAGACACCGCAAGTCTTCCGCGCCGACGTGCTGCGCGCTGCCTATCGCCTGCCCTACGATCCGCGTTTCACCGACGACGCCTCCGTGGTGGAAGCCTCCGGCATGGCTGTCCGCCTCGTCCCCGGCAACCGCGAGAACATCAAGCTCACCACGCCGATGGATCTCCTCCTCGCGGAGCAACTGATGCGCCGGGAGTGA
- a CDS encoding AlbA family DNA-binding domain-containing protein: protein MHPLEALIAEGEHQRQDFKFEISDSKKIARTLSAFANTDGGRLLIGVKDNGRIAGVRSEEEYYMIEAASERYTRPAVPFTARRWEVGGRTVLEIDIERGPDRPYLAPDKDDQYVAYLRVADENRPADPTLVLAWKKLRRPDGRLFRLTRPVEALFRHLETHPSVSLSEFCRLAHIRRPVARHILSDLLAIGTLRYTFLPDDGRLVYSRAEAEE, encoded by the coding sequence ATGCACCCCCTCGAAGCCCTGATCGCAGAAGGCGAACACCAGAGGCAAGACTTCAAGTTCGAAATCAGCGACAGTAAGAAGATCGCCCGCACCCTCAGCGCCTTCGCCAACACCGACGGCGGACGGCTGCTCATCGGCGTAAAGGACAACGGACGCATCGCCGGCGTACGCAGCGAGGAGGAGTATTACATGATCGAGGCTGCCTCCGAGCGCTACACCCGCCCCGCGGTGCCCTTCACCGCCCGACGGTGGGAGGTCGGCGGACGCACGGTGCTGGAGATCGATATCGAGCGCGGCCCTGACCGCCCCTATCTGGCGCCCGATAAGGACGACCAATACGTGGCTTACCTGCGCGTGGCCGACGAGAACCGTCCGGCTGACCCGACCCTGGTGCTGGCCTGGAAGAAGCTGCGCCGCCCCGACGGCCGACTCTTCCGCCTGACTCGTCCCGTCGAGGCGCTGTTTCGCCACCTCGAGACGCACCCCAGCGTCTCGCTCTCCGAGTTCTGTCGCCTGGCGCACATCCGCCGCCCGGTTGCCCGCCACATCCTCAGCGACCTCCTGGCCATCGGCACCCTCCGCTACACCTTCCTCCCGGACGATGGCCGCCTCGTCTACAGCCGCGCCGAGGCGGAGGAGTAG